Proteins encoded by one window of Dreissena polymorpha isolate Duluth1 chromosome 11, UMN_Dpol_1.0, whole genome shotgun sequence:
- the LOC127851453 gene encoding uncharacterized protein LOC127851453 isoform X2, with the protein MKTAPPKTAAFANAGSGTNIGAVVGGTLGALVALLLLVLLIICLVRRRRRDDPEKSVKPGQRSIRYFSQSDDVTVTENELYEYDGQTPGHTTNALFIGGIPETPASPGYIPHFFTDSGDRYAVIVDSTRAKSKSKERPSLSTVPQSTSSKGSSDSNTHLNEMSNDRSSAFESDRLSLSTPNEYTSDKDPGMGVGNPGYDPAYFTAISGEENSGKSSSPYDYIDHDKLQRDEAGFDIPAHPREANNVASPDVGHEDHYKRVITPTIDTDDDGYLKSPKRISVP; encoded by the exons ATGAAAACTGCTCCCCCTAAGACAGCGGCGTTCGCAAATGCTGGTAGCGGAA CGAACATAGGGGCCGTGGTTGGGGGCACCCTTGGAGCCTTGGTTGCcctgctgctgctggtgctgctcaTAATCTGCCTGGTCAG GAGACGACGCCGCGATGATCCAGAGAAGAGCGTCAAACCGGGCCAGCGTTCCATTCGTTACTTCTCACAAAGCGATGACGTCACTGTAACGGAAAACGAGTTGTATGAGTACGACGGTCAAACGCCGGGGCACACCACCAACGCGTTGTTCATTGGTGGCATACCGGAAACCCCCGCGAGTCCGGGTTACATTCCACACTTTTTCACGGACAGCGGTGATCGATACGCCGTCATTGTAGATTCGACGAGGGCCAAGTCCAAATCCAAAGAACGACCAAGTCTCTCAACGGTTCCACAGTCGACATCTTCTAAGGGGTCTAGCGATTCAAACACACATTTAAACGAAATGTCGAACGACCGCAGCAGCGCATTTGAGTCAGACAGACTTTCTCTCTCTACGCCAAACGAATATACGAGCGATAAGGATCCGGGTATGGGGGTCGGGAATCCGGGTTACGACCCCGCCTATTTTACTGCCATAAGCGGCGAAGAAAATTCCGGGAAATCGTCATCGCCCTATGACTACATTGACCATGATAAACTGCAAAGAGATGAAGCTGGTTTTGACATACCCGCCCATCCAAGAGAGGCTAACAATGTGGCGTCACCGGATGTCGGGCATGAAGATCACTATAAGAGGGTGATTACTCCAACAATTGACACCGACGATGACGGTTATTTGAAATCTCCTAAACGCATTTCAGTTCCCTGA
- the LOC127851453 gene encoding uncharacterized protein LOC127851453 isoform X1, with protein MFIYTDMKTAPPKTAAFANAGSGTNIGAVVGGTLGALVALLLLVLLIICLVRRRRRDDPEKSVKPGQRSIRYFSQSDDVTVTENELYEYDGQTPGHTTNALFIGGIPETPASPGYIPHFFTDSGDRYAVIVDSTRAKSKSKERPSLSTVPQSTSSKGSSDSNTHLNEMSNDRSSAFESDRLSLSTPNEYTSDKDPGMGVGNPGYDPAYFTAISGEENSGKSSSPYDYIDHDKLQRDEAGFDIPAHPREANNVASPDVGHEDHYKRVITPTIDTDDDGYLKSPKRISVP; from the exons ATGTTTATTTATACAGATATGAAAACTGCTCCCCCTAAGACAGCGGCGTTCGCAAATGCTGGTAGCGGAA CGAACATAGGGGCCGTGGTTGGGGGCACCCTTGGAGCCTTGGTTGCcctgctgctgctggtgctgctcaTAATCTGCCTGGTCAG GAGACGACGCCGCGATGATCCAGAGAAGAGCGTCAAACCGGGCCAGCGTTCCATTCGTTACTTCTCACAAAGCGATGACGTCACTGTAACGGAAAACGAGTTGTATGAGTACGACGGTCAAACGCCGGGGCACACCACCAACGCGTTGTTCATTGGTGGCATACCGGAAACCCCCGCGAGTCCGGGTTACATTCCACACTTTTTCACGGACAGCGGTGATCGATACGCCGTCATTGTAGATTCGACGAGGGCCAAGTCCAAATCCAAAGAACGACCAAGTCTCTCAACGGTTCCACAGTCGACATCTTCTAAGGGGTCTAGCGATTCAAACACACATTTAAACGAAATGTCGAACGACCGCAGCAGCGCATTTGAGTCAGACAGACTTTCTCTCTCTACGCCAAACGAATATACGAGCGATAAGGATCCGGGTATGGGGGTCGGGAATCCGGGTTACGACCCCGCCTATTTTACTGCCATAAGCGGCGAAGAAAATTCCGGGAAATCGTCATCGCCCTATGACTACATTGACCATGATAAACTGCAAAGAGATGAAGCTGGTTTTGACATACCCGCCCATCCAAGAGAGGCTAACAATGTGGCGTCACCGGATGTCGGGCATGAAGATCACTATAAGAGGGTGATTACTCCAACAATTGACACCGACGATGACGGTTATTTGAAATCTCCTAAACGCATTTCAGTTCCCTGA